The Malus domestica chromosome 17, GDT2T_hap1 genome contains the following window.
gaagatgtgactacgggacagaggttcagggccgaaggggtagaggaagacctaggacaactttggaagagactctaagaaaagacttagagtacttggatctaacggaggacatgacacaaaaccgagcgcaatggcgttctaggattcatatagccgaccccacttagtgggaaaaggctttgttgttgttgttgtaaacaAGTTACTCTTCTATTTAGTAAGTGGAGTTTACGGTTTTATTGTCCTTTTCCAGGAACTAAAGCGCAAAGAAGATGCCATAAAACAAGGTTCATCCCTTTTCTGATATGTGCTTGTGAAAAACTATGACACCCAAGTCCAAATTTGTGATTTCCCTTGTTTTGTTCTGCAGCTGGAGTTGTTATAGAGGAGAAGAACTGGCCTCCATTTTTCCCCATCATCCATCATGACATTGCAAATGAAATACCAATCCATCTACAGAGGATCCAGTATGTTGCGTTCACAACATATTTGGGTAGgttaagttttatttaatttctttgtgATCGTTCACACAGGTGCCTCAGTTTCCAGATGATATTTGATTGCAGATTTTTCGGTGATcgctttttttttgttgttgtatgtaCTTTTGTAGTTTGAGTTTAAAACTGCTTACAAAAGTTATAACATTTCCAGAAAAAGGGATCTAGAAGCAATATAGATCGCATGATTTGTTCAAATTTACTCATTATAATTCTCAGAGTTGGGTTTTGCTTTTGCATTATTCGGTTGGGTCGAGGCAATCTTGTTGAACTTTTTATATCGTACCTGTTTTGGTACCAAAAGATCTTCTAactactacaacaacaacaacaacaaagccttttcccaacAAAAAAAGATCTTCTAACTACTAAATGAAAAAATTCTGTAGTTGTTTAAGTTGACTAAGTTTATGGCACTGTTCAGGTTTGATTGTGTGTCTCCTGTGGAATATTCTGGCAGTTACCGTAGCCTGGATCCAAGGAGAAGGTTTGATCTGCGACTTAGTGTAGACCTATTAACCATTATAAATAAACTCATAATTTAGTCTGAATTTGTATCCTCTTGCAGGTGTAATAATTTGGCTTCTGGCCATAATCTACTTACTAGCAACTGTTCCTGTAGCCTATTTCGTCTGGTATCGCCCTCTTTATCGTGCTATGAGGTACTTACGATTCCATGGATATGACCTTGTTGTGTATTACTATGCCAAAACTGTATATGAGGCTCAAGGCCTATGCATTTAATGATTGTGCACTTCTCGGTTATCTGTCAGACATATCTTTTATCTTATACTTTTTTTCTTCCTGTTATTTGTTCATCCTAACATATTAGGTCTCATAGTTGTAATTGTGTACCATCTATTACAGGACTGATAGTGCTCTGAGTTTTGCTGGGTTTTTCTTGTCTTATCTGGTGAGTTTTGTTCTTACTGCAGTTATATTTTCTGCTTTCAAGATGTGAAAATTAGCTCGCTTTTGTGCCCTGATTTTCTTTTTGCAGCTTCATATTGCGTTTTGCATTTACGCTGCAATTGCTCCTCCAATCTTCTTAAAAGGGAAATCTATCACGTAAGTTTTCTTTACTGTGCAGTCTACAAGGTTTACTAATCGCTCAGTTACATTCATTCTTTCGTTTAGGGAGGAACGAGGCagaaatgaaaaatgaataaGGGATGCATCATTCAAAATCATAGTTTTCAGCTTAACATTGCATTAGTGGATAATTTGCATCCATATGTGGGCTACTCCTATAATTATGATTTCGTGCAGACCTTGTTAGCTAAACTTTTCTCCCAATATTTGGCATCTTGTAGTCGTATTCTATTTCTGCAATGAAGAAATGTATATTAATCGTATTTCCTCTTGAATACTGTTTTCTTTCTGCTCTGAAGCTCATTTTTTTCTGTGGTGTGATCATGTTGACAGGGGTATTTTGCCTGCAATACAACTGATGAGTTACAACGTTTCGGTTGGGGTAAGTTTCAGGCTTTCAGTATTACATGTTGGCTTCCATATTGTCCTTAAGTAATTGCAAGCGGCAGACAACTTTGGTTGTCAGCTACACAGCAATCTAGCAGTGTTAGTGACAAGAATTTTTCAGTTCAATCGAAAAACTTGGAACTGTTGGATTGCTCCGTCAGTGGTTTGATCTTGAAGTTTTCTCTTGAGTTGATGACGCGGTAAAGACTCAGACTTTGTTTCTTCATTTCAGATACTCTACTTCATTGGATTTGCATTGTACGTCTTGGAAACGCTTCTCAGCATTTGGGTTATTCAGGTTCGACGATTAACAAACTTGCGTTCTTCTCTTGCCCTTGACTCTGCGTTTCTTCCCCCTCTTCGGAGAAACTGACTCTTTGTGCGTCGTATTTGCAGCAAGTATACACGTATTTCCGAGGCAGCGGAAAGGCAGAAGAGGCGAAGCGGGAGGCTGCACGAACCACCATGATGGCAGCAATATGAAGTGGTCAAAATCTATGGACTTCGGATAGTAACTTGTTAGGAATTATTTTATTGTCGGTCGATGGTTTCTTCACGAACCAGAGGATTTTCGGGATAGTAGAACGCAACTTGTTAGGCTGTGCAGTCAGATGGATGTTGCTCTTTGGTTTCTTCGTGTGTAGTTCTTGTCTCTACAGCTTTGAATCTGCTACAACTTCAGTTTCTGTATTCATTTATAAAGAACTGAAACCTATAACTTGTTCGGTAACTGTTTTCGCTTTCAGcttagaaattattttgaaagtTATTTGATGaacgtttttagtttttgttttatgtttaaCTTGGAAACGAAATTTTTCTTGAGATCAAATTGTGAATTTTGTGGTCAAAATACGTGACATAAAGTTCGtgatataaaataaatgtaCTTACATTTTAGTTTCAAATGCTTCTTGACAATCAAAAGCGCTTCAGACTCTaactgaaaagaaaacaaaaaaacttataaGTGTTTCTACTTCATAAAAGTACTTCTGGAAGAAGCAGATGACAAATGCATTTTAAGAAAGCACTTTTTTTAAGCTGCAATTGAAAATTCAATATAAAGTTTCAAAATATCTGGTCGGTTTTGGCCCTGAGGCTCATCTTGGTCCTACACGTGAGGAACAACTTCCAGGGGCTGCAGCAGGAAAACCCCTAATAAAACCCTCTGAGCTGGAAAAACCGGCGAGCCCCCACCGCCGAAGAGTCCGAGTAGAAAGCAGGCAATGATGCTTCACAGCCAGAGTTACAGCTCCATGGAATTAGGGCAAGAAAGTTTCCAGAGCTCAATTCACCGTCGCCGCACTTTTTCACCAAGTAAGCTTCGAAACCCCCATCAATGTCCTTTCAGAGCTAGGGCTTTTCTAGAATTTAACTTACCCAATTCTCCGAATTTCGAAAAGATTGTGAATTCACGAGCTCAGATACAGAATTTGAGAGGTTCTAGGGTTTTTGTAGGGTTTAAGATTCAGTGTCATTCGAAATCTTCGGTTTTGCCCACGAAGGTTTCTTCGATTAACGGTAAGAAGAAGGGGTATGGAGGCGTGTTGTCTTCGATTTTGCGGTCTATAGAGTCCGAAAATGATGTTGAAAAGACCCTTAATTCGTTAGGTGAAAATTTGAATCCGAAAGAACAGACTGTTATTCTCAAGGAACAAAAAAGCTGGGAAAGGGTTCTGCGTGTTTTCGAGTGGTTCAAGGCACAGAAGGAGTATGTTCCTAATGTAATACACTATAATGTGGTGCTTCGGAAATTGGGTAGGGCTCAGAAGTGGGATGAATTGAGGCTTTGTTGGATTGAAATGGCGAAAAGGGGTGTTCTGCCAACAAACAACACGTATGCAATGCTCGTTGATGTGTATGGGAAAGCCGGCCATGTGAAGGAAGCGCTTTTGTGGATTAAGCACATGAAACTGAGGGGAATGTTTCCGGATGATGTTACAATGAATACAGTTATTCGGGCCTTGAAGCATGCAGGAGAGTTTGATAGGGCTGATAAGTTTTATAAGGATTGGTGCACCGGGAAGATTGAGCTCGATGAACTAGATTTGAATTCAATGGGTGACTGTGAATAGTTATGGCTCAGAGCCTATTAGTTTTAAGCATTTCTTGTCCACTGAACTTTTCAAGACAGGTGGGAGAATTCCCACATCAAAGGTTACGACCTCATTGGATACACAGAACTCTGTTCAAAAACCACGACAGGCATCTACATATAATGCTTTGATTGATTTGTACGGGAAGGCAGGGCGTCTGGATGATGCAGCTAATGTGTTTGGAGAAATGATGAAATCTGGGGTCCCAATGGATGTCTTAACTTTCAACACTATGATCTTTACTTGTGGAAGTAATGGGCATTTGTCGGAAGCAGAAACTTTGCTTAGCAAGATGGAAGAAAGGGGAATTTCTCCTGACACAAGAACTTGTAACATTTTTCTATCTCTGTATGCTGATATGGGGAACATTGATGCTGCTCTGAACTGTTATAGGAAGATCAGAGAGGTGGGTCTTTCCCCGGATGTTGTCTCTCACAGGACTATTCTTCACATGTTATGTGAGAGAAACATGGTCCGAGAAGTGGAGACTGTGATTCAGGATATGGAGAAATCTGGTGTGCGTGTCAATGAGCATTCTGTTCCTGGTGTCATCAAGATGTATATTGCTGAAGGAAAGCTTGATCGGGCTAAGTTGTTTTACAAGAAATGCCAGTTGAATGGTGAGTTATCATCAAAGACATGTGCAGCAATTATAGATGCTTATGCTGAAAAGGGATTTTGGACTAAAGCTGAGGCGGTATTCTATAGGAAGAAAGACTTGGTAAGACAAAAGAAGGATGTTATGGAGTATAATGTCATGATCAAAGCTTCTGGTAAGGCAAAGCTTTATGATAAAGCTTTTTAACTCTTCAAGGGCATGAGAAATCATGGGACTTGGCCCGATAACTGCACATATAATTCTCTCATTCAAATGTTCTCAGGAGGTGATTTAGTGGACCAGGCAAGGGATGTTTTAACTGAAATGCGGGAAATGGGTTTTAAGCCACACTCTCTAGCCTTCTCTGCTCTTATTGGATGCTGTGCTCGCCTTGGCCAGCTTTCTGATGCAATTGATGTGTACCAAGACTTGGTCAATTCGGGAGTAAAACCAAATGAATTTGTATATGGTTCTTTGATCAACGGATTTGTAGAAAATGGCAGAGTTGAAGAAGCATTGAAGTATTTTCGTCACATGGAAGAATCTGGGATTTCTGCAAATCAAATAGTTCTTTCATCCCTCCTAAAGGCATATGGTAAGGTGGACTCCCTTGACGGAGCGAAAGTACTCTATGAGAGAATGAAAGATCTAGAGGGTGCCCGAGATATTGTTGCATCTAACAGCATGATTGATCTTTATGCAGACCGTGGGATGGTGTCTGAAGCCGAATTGATTTTTGAAAAACTGAGAGCCAAGGGTTGGGCAAATGAGATAACATATGCGACCATGATATATCTTTACAAGAGTATGGGCATGCTTGATGAAGCCATTGATATAGCAGAGGAAATGAAACTGTCAGGTCTGGTGAGGGACTGCGGTTCATTTAACAAGGTAATGTCATGTTATGCCATTAACATTCCATCGGCACCCGggtgcagtgttaaatgagcaagggggccatagaaacttcttttcgaacgactccactcaaagttgtttgggagcatatgctcctatcaactttacacaggacacacaaaagaagtactttgatcctattagacgggggaaggtgaagaagctaggacagaagggtagagttcaagagagtagaatgcgtttaggaacgtggaatataggaaccttaacgggaaaatctatggaagtagtggaagttatggtgaggagaaggataaatattatgtgcctacaagaaactaagtgggttggtcttaaggcaaaggatttagaaaactcagggtttaaactttggtattcgggcacaaatagaacgagaaacggtgttggcatcatcgtggacaagaccttgacacaagatgttgtagatgtcaagagggtaggagatagaatcatggcaatcaagattgtaataagacaagaactcatcaatgtgattagtgcgtacgcacctgaagtagggttggatacgagttcgaaggagaaattttgggaagaccttggagacttggtgcaaggaattgctcagacggagaagttatttataagaggagatttaaatggacacgtgtgtagggagacaggcaactatggaggttttcatggtggccatggttttggggagagaaacgaagatggggaagctatcttggattttgcaatggcatgtgatctcttcttagccaacaccttctttaagaagggagaagaacatgtgatcacctacaagagtgggtcgtcaaaaacacaaatagattttcttctaatgaggaaaggggatcgtataacttgtaaggattgcaaagttataccgggagagagcttggctaatcaacatcgtttgttggtgatggatgtacatatcaaaagagtgagaaaaaataacaagacttggaagtgcccaaggactagatggtggaatctaaaaagagaaaaacaagcaattttcaaagagaaagtaatcacccaatgtgtgtgggatagagagggggaagctagcgaagggtgggattccatggctagttgtatccgaaaagtagcaaaagaggcattaggagagtccaagggttttgctccacaccaaaaggaatcttggcggtggaatgaggaggtacaaacaaaggtgaaggctaagaaggaatgttgtaaaatcttatacaaggataagaccgatgaaaatggtgaaaggtatagaagagcgaagcaagaggcgaagaaagctgtgagagaagctaacttagcggcttatgacgatatgtataagcgactagataccaaagaaggagagttggatatctataaactagctagagcaagggaaaagaagacaagggacctaaacgaagtgaggtgcatcaaggatgaggatggaaaggttcttgctacagagaacgtggtcaaagacagatggagaggttattttcataatcttttcaatgaaggacatgaaaggagtacttttTTAGGaaagttgagtaactcagaagagtgtagaaactactaattttatcgtcgaattaggaaggaagaaatggttgtagctttgaagaatatgaagcatagaaaagcagtgggcccagacgatataccgatcaaagtgtggaaagtcttgggagagacaggtatagtatggctcactgaccttttcaataggattttgaaaacgaaaaagatgccaaatgagtggcgaaagagcactttggtgcctatctacaagaataagggtgacgtacaaaattgcatgaactatagaggtattaagctaatgagtcatacaaagAAGCTCTGGgaaagagtcattgagcatagattgaggcaagagacacgggtttcggacaaccaattcgggttcatgccagggcgctcaaccatggaggcaatctatctcttacgaagattgatggaaagatatagagatgggaaaaaagatttacacatggtctttatagatttggaaaaagcgtatgatagggtcccaagagacattctttggaggattttagagaagaaagaagtacgagtagcatatatccaagctataaaggatatgtatgaaggagcaaagactaccgtaagaactcatgaaggacaaaccgaaagcttccccataattgtaggattacatcaaaactcatccttaagtccttacctttttgcgttggtaatggatgagttaacaagacatattcaagatgatattccttggtgtatgcttttcgcagacgatatagtgttgatagatgaaactcaggaaggggtaaatgcgaagcttaacctttggagagaagtgttggaatctaaaggtcttcgcctaagccgatcaaagacagaatatatggagtgtaaTTTCAGTGCAAatagaggccaaaatgagttaggggtgaggatcgaagatcaggaaataccaaagagcgaccgttttcgctacctaggatctatgttgcaaaagaatggagaattagatggagatctcaaccatagaatacaaattggatagatgaagtggaatagtgcatctggcgtgttgtgtgaccaccGTATGCTACTGAAactcaagagaaaattttataggaatacaataaggccggcgatgctgtatggcacataatgttgggcggtgaaacatcaacacgtacacaaaatgggtgtagcggagatgaggatgtttcgttggatgtgtgggcacacgagaaatgataagattaggaatgaggatatccaaggtaaagtaagagtagtcgaaattgtaggaaaactgagagaaaatcggttacggtggtttggacatgtgcaaagaatgcctactaacgctccggttagaagatgtgactacgggatagaggttcatggccgaaggggtagatgaGGAcataggaaaactttggaagatagATGAAAAcataggaaaactttggaagatactctaagaaaagacttagattacatggatctaacggaggacatgacacataaCCGAgtacaatggcgttctaagattcatatagcagaccccactcagtgacttggatttttcaagtctcaaaccaagaagttttcctcactcgagaaattaagggaacactacctcaacctacatgctccactcacaaagcttcaacatacaagcttcaacaaaaggaaaattcaaagaacttagtgaagaaggctttggtgtatttaacacaatacgttgaaatgaagtaaaatttatttattgatatctccgataagttacaaatatgtacatatacatgagtcaaaataaacaaacaagagggagcattcacaaaagttgcttaggagaagtctcagcagtcggtagagccccagaaagagaaggcaccggaggaggatcattcggagcctcagtactggacagaaccttagaatgaggaggcatcggaagttgatcatttggagcttcattacgcggtacagccccagaagacgaaggcaataaatgcctttggaacaaacccacaaacctctgatgatcaagtaaaatctgaccatcagattccttcatctagtcaagcttcatcttcatgtttgtagcatagtcatgtgcgagccggtgtaactgtttattctcatgcttgagccctctaatatcctgtttgagactcatcacttcagccgccaatgattcaatttagcgggttcgagcaaataggcgttgggccatattagacacagaacctgcacactgaacactgagagccagataatccttaacagccaactcatcagatcgtttggaaaatagtctgttatctttgggggtgagaaggttcctggccaccaccgcagcggttatatcattcttcatcatggaatcctcaacggtaagaggaccagtagtggataagaaggatgtgcaccatatgttgtctggagaaggcatggctgcctcttcaacaaggttcaagtcaaaacgacggtcggaggggccagacattttcaaaggtgttgaagagagaagaggtcggacaaatcaagatcttagaagtgtaagaaaggagcttctactagtggagattcaagtgtgctttggaacttaatgccagcctctataaaaatctgcactcgacggagcttcaaaaatcgaagaggcgtttgctttctcaaaagttgggttactcagagaccacgagggccgatctcaaaaatcgaagaggtgtttgctttctcaaaagctgggctgctcaaagaccacgaaggccgatatcagaaatcgaagaggcgcttgctttctcaaaagctgggctgctcagagaccacgagggccaatctcagaaatcgaaaaggcacctgctttttcagccttatcagcacctgtcacatgcacactcagctttgcggaaattacgggcattctgtcgaagatttctggtgaagtagaaagcacgtgaatcttactgttcaatcatccactttccacacgcaacatcagctcatgggtaccacagataactttgccaaaaatctctgacaaagtttagacacgtgaagctagcagctcccactacatcgctatgaccaagaagggtaaaagaatagcaaagaaacagcactaacaaagtttagacacataaatttggaaggtctagctaccatattattacccataagggtaaaggaacagcaccactgctggataattggaaagtccctgtgtgtcaacctatgtgctccgtggcaaggtagactagcaaacatgcccaacctttactcacattcgagaaaacactcccaacaagatagcttgctccaaaatcgaagaggcaccgccctccgaatctcgagagccagactcccaacatgattactttctcaaaaatcgaagagacaccgctctccaaatctcgagagctagactcccagcagaattgctttctcaaaaatcgaagaggcaccgttctccgaatttcgagagccagatccccgacaagattgcttgttcgaaaatcgaagaggcaccgctttcttaacttcgagagccagatcttattggataaagtttgtctgtaatcttcacaagcaacatcagttttccagataccacagaccattttttcaaagtgctctgacagagttaaaacacgtgaagctggcagctcccactaccgtgctatgaccaagcaggataaaggaatagcattactatttgttgttagggagactcctatatatgtcgacctccatcctcaacggacaggcagacttgcaaaaatgctcaaccattcCCCATATCTGAAAGGGCATTCCCaatgaagcctctcgaaatactcagctttctttccccccgataatacctctgcaaacaagctacaccagagtaagaatatctcatatcatcagggttaaaagcaagagtatcccatattattcttttggccttgttcttacctgcaagacaatgagacagagagcaatcagttagcacttggaatcaagcttccagtcaggaactgactgcctggaaccctttacctgattacttacctgatattgctctcgagtactcatattcaacatcttatgcttccagagaagataccacatctgcctgaggaacagatagggcaagtgagaaggatacaaggaagcatgtggagacaagcgtaacagaacatgtgccaatacatccactactttgtcaacaacaaaagtatcccatatcagcagggtcgaacgtagtctagatttgatggacttgttttgaccctcaaattctttagtcggccttatactctggaggaaaccagaaaaccctccagcccagttcaagaataagcctgtggaaagttacttcttcaaaagcaaaagtatctcatatcatatcttttcatttttcttctctttatccttcatgctacctgcaagatagggagaatgaacaatcagccggaactcgaaatcaaacttctgatctgggactgattgcttggagctctgattgcttaccttgtctatcatctctttcagcagatcccctagctcggcgacttgggggactcctactacatggtttgtatcgcgcttgaccaagcctgaaactacaagtaagcttcaagtgaaattgatacattaccttgtgcatctccaccagttaaatatatcacccctggatggaggaagagtacttccagagaagatgccacatctacctatgagacagataaggcaagtgaagacgataccacacttcggtacttagaagtttcgtgattacgagataattctcccacaatatttcctaatgtcatttgtactaaatcattcacttgtactcactaaaagagagcttgaacctatgtacttgtgtaaacccttcacaattaatgagaactcctctacttcgtggacgtagccaatccgggtgaaccacgtacatcttgcgtttgctttcctgtctctatccatttacatacttatccacactaatgaccgaagcaatctagcgaagatcacaaacttaatactttctgttgtaccaaagtcctcactgattttgtgcatcaacaatccttaagtccttacctttttgcgttggtaatggatgagttaacagggacatattcaagatgatattccttggtgtatgcttttcgcaaacgatataatgttgatagatgaaactcaggaaggggtaaatgcgaagcttaacctttggagagaagtgttagaatctaaaggtcttcgcctaagccgatcaaagacagaatatatggagtacAAGTTCAGtgtaaatggaggccaaaatgagttaggggtgaggatcggagatcaggaaataccaaagaacgaccgttttcgctacctaggatctatcttgcaaaagaacggagatttagatgaagatctcaaccataaaatacaagctggatagatgaagtggaagagtgcatccgacaTATTATGTGACCGTcataggccactgaagctcaagggaaaattttataggacaacaataaggccggcgatgttgtatggcacagaatgttgctgggtgaagcatcaacacgtacacaaaataggtgtaacggagatgaggatgcttcgttggatgtgtgggcacacgagaaatgataagattaggaataaggatatccgaggtaaagtaagagtagccgaaattgaaggaaatatgagagaaaatcggttacggtggtttggacatgtgcaaaaaggcctactgacgctacGGTTCGAAGATGTAACTAcgagagtacttggatctaacggaacacaaaaccgagcgcaatggcgttctaggattcatatagccgaccctacttagtgggaaaatgctttgttgttgttgtattcatAATATTGAAAAAAAGTGTTTCAGTTGAAGCAGTGACGCAGTTAGAGTCATCCTACCATGAAGGGAAACCTTACTCTAGGCAAGCTGTCATCACCATTGTCTTCTCTATGGTGGGTATGC
Protein-coding sequences here:
- the LOC103417149 gene encoding pentatricopeptide repeat-containing protein At1g73710-like; this translates as MMLHSQSYSSMELGQESFQSSIHRRRTFSPSKLRNPHQCPFRARAFLEFNLPNSPNFEKIVNSRAQIQNLRGSRVFVGFKIQCHSKSSVLPTKVSSINGKKKGYGGVLSSILRSIESENDVEKTLNSLGENLNPKEQTVILKEQKSWERVLRVFEWFKAQKEYVPNVIHYNVVLRKLGRAQKWDELRLCWIEMAKRGVLPTNNTYAMLVDVYGKAGHVKEALLWIKHMKLRGMFPDDVTMNTVIRALKHAGEFDRADKFYKDWCTGKIELDELDLNSMGDCGRIPTSKVTTSLDTQNSVQKPRQASTYNALIDLYGKAGRLDDAANVFGEMMKSGVPMDVLTFNTMIFTCGSNGHLSEAETLLSKMEERGISPDTRTCNIFLSLYADMGNIDAALNCYRKIREVGLSPDVVSHRTILHMLCERNMVREVETVIQDMEKSGVRVNEHSVPGVIKMYIAEGKLDRAKLFYKKCQLNGELSSKTCAAIIDAYAEKGFWTKAEAVFYRKKDLVRQKKDVMEYNVMIKASGGDLVDQARDVLTEMREMGFKPHSLAFSALIGCCARLGQLSDAIDVYQDLVNSGVKPNEFVYGSLINGFVENGRVEEALKYFRHMEESGISANQIVLSSLLKAYGKVDSLDGAKVLYERMKDLEGARDIVASNSMIDLYADRGMVSEAELIFEKLRAKGWANEITYATMIYLYKSMGMLDEAIDIAEEMKLSGLVRDCGSFNKVMSCYAINIPSAPGCSVK
- the LOC103404897 gene encoding secretory carrier-associated membrane protein 1 produces the protein MNRYDSNPFADEEVNPFANVGGGVAPANPRLSPLPPEPYDRNATIDIPLDNSKSIQAKEKELKAKEAELKKREQELKRKEDAIKQAGVVIEEKNWPPFFPIIHHDIANEIPIHLQRIQYVAFTTYLGLIVCLLWNILAVTVAWIQGEGVIIWLLAIIYLLATVPVAYFVWYRPLYRAMRTDSALSFAGFFLSYLLHIAFCIYAAIAPPIFLKGKSITGILPAIQLMSYNVSVGILYFIGFALYVLETLLSIWVIQQVYTYFRGSGKAEEAKREAARTTMMAAI